A part of Setaria viridis chromosome 8, Setaria_viridis_v4.0, whole genome shotgun sequence genomic DNA contains:
- the LOC117834350 gene encoding uncharacterized protein, whose product MVAYCNEVHKLEEKFDGLELNHVARHFNEAADELAKAASGRKHVPDGMFISNQCKPSIRYKESGGVGDAPPVADSGADPGKVGNSPPVLDPGVDPSDPKVMEIDTNPAEGHDPSDWRAPYLDYLIHELLPTDKMEVRRIARRAKSFVGKLCARSATENISTSLILRAGTLRHFTSRGRWRTSLAVDRQE is encoded by the coding sequence atggtgGCGTACTGCAATGAAGTCCACAAGCTCGAAGAAAAGTTTGACGGTTTggaactcaaccacgtcgcaagacaTTTCAATGAGGCAGCGGatgagctggcgaaggcggcatccggAAGAAAGCACGTCCCCGATGGCATGTTCATCAGCAACCAATGCAAGCCCTCAATCCGTTACAAGGAGTCGGGAGGGGTCGGCGATGCACCACCTGTCGCGGACTCGGGCGCCGACCCTGGAAAGGTCGGCAACtcgccacctgtcctggaccCGGGGGTCGATCCCTCTGACCCCAAGGTCATGGAGATTGACACGAACCCAGCAGAGGGGCATGATCCCtctgactggagagccccgtaccttgACTACCTCATCCACGAGCTGCTCCCAACGGACAAGATGGAGGTGCGAAGAATTGCACGCCGTGCAAAATCCTTCGTTGGGAAACTATGCGCACGATCTGCTACAGAGAACATCTCCACCTCCCTCATTTTGCGGGCTGGCACTCTCCGCCACTTCACCTCCCGAGGAAGATGGCGGACCTCCTTGGCCGTCGACCGACAAGAATGA